In Flavobacteriaceae bacterium, the following proteins share a genomic window:
- a CDS encoding glutamate synthase, which yields MKKPIAIVKISELENKKPVHALVNGLDLVVVKFDEDISVLYGRCLHRGALMSDGYIDGHNLICGVHGWDYRVDSGVSEYNNKEVLHKFSTKIEGNDLFVDEFEIDAYLENHPQPFNRDQYLGAYADTHPEDTEPYTNYIKELAQNGLKNIGHHGFSASMGVDRNTLPNWNDIQFLPAQLASRPLLDEEDVVTKVIIGPNAKKPLELDIPLFVSDMSFGALSREAKIALSKGAELAGTGICSGEGGMLPEEQSNNSKYFYELASAQFGFTWDKLDNVQAFHFKAGQGAKTGTGGHLPGSKVSAEIAQVRGLKEGETAISPAANPNFHTVQDFKDFADKVRERTGGIPIGFKIAASHIEKDIQFALDVGVDYIILDGRGGGTGSAPTILRDHINVPTIPALARARKYMDKVGATDVTLVITGGLRVAEDFAKAMMLGADAIAVSNSALQAIGCLGMRACGSNNCPVGIATQKESLRSRIIINESAKQLHNYFDATNNLIKVVARACGYDDISKFNHNDLSTFNTDMHKLTGINYAGI from the coding sequence ATGAAAAAACCAATAGCCATTGTAAAAATCTCAGAATTAGAAAACAAAAAGCCTGTACATGCTCTAGTTAACGGACTTGATCTTGTTGTTGTAAAATTTGATGAGGATATTTCTGTTTTATATGGGAGATGCCTTCACAGAGGAGCTTTAATGTCTGATGGGTATATAGATGGACATAATCTTATTTGTGGTGTTCACGGTTGGGATTATCGTGTAGATTCTGGAGTTTCAGAATATAATAATAAAGAAGTACTCCATAAGTTTTCTACTAAAATAGAAGGAAATGATCTTTTTGTAGATGAATTTGAAATTGATGCCTATTTAGAAAACCATCCACAGCCATTTAATCGTGATCAATATTTAGGTGCTTATGCCGATACTCATCCTGAAGATACTGAACCCTATACTAATTATATAAAAGAGTTAGCTCAAAATGGATTAAAAAACATTGGTCATCATGGGTTTTCAGCATCTATGGGGGTCGACAGAAATACACTTCCAAATTGGAATGATATTCAGTTTTTACCAGCACAATTAGCTTCAAGACCCTTATTAGATGAAGAAGATGTTGTTACTAAAGTGATCATTGGTCCTAATGCTAAGAAGCCATTAGAGTTAGATATTCCACTTTTTGTAAGTGACATGAGTTTTGGAGCCTTATCTCGTGAAGCAAAAATTGCTTTATCAAAAGGTGCTGAGCTAGCAGGAACAGGAATTTGTTCTGGTGAAGGTGGTATGCTTCCTGAAGAACAATCTAACAATTCAAAATATTTTTACGAACTAGCTTCTGCGCAATTTGGATTTACATGGGATAAACTTGATAATGTACAAGCGTTTCATTTTAAAGCTGGTCAAGGTGCTAAAACTGGAACTGGAGGTCATTTACCAGGATCAAAAGTAAGTGCAGAAATTGCTCAAGTTCGTGGGCTTAAAGAAGGTGAAACAGCTATTTCTCCAGCAGCAAACCCAAATTTTCATACTGTTCAAGATTTTAAGGACTTTGCAGATAAAGTAAGAGAACGTACAGGAGGAATACCTATTGGTTTTAAAATAGCAGCGAGTCATATTGAAAAAGATATTCAATTTGCCTTAGATGTTGGTGTCGATTATATTATCCTTGATGGCCGTGGTGGCGGAACAGGTTCTGCTCCAACCATTTTAAGAGATCATATTAATGTACCAACAATTCCGGCTTTGGCAAGAGCAAGAAAATATATGGATAAAGTTGGCGCTACAGATGTTACTTTAGTAATTACAGGAGGTTTACGCGTTGCAGAAGATTTTGCCAAAGCTATGATGCTTGGTGCTGATGCTATTGCTGTTTCTAATTCTGCTTTGCAAGCTATTGGTTGTTTAGGTATGCGGGCATGCGGATCTAATAATTGCCCTGTTGGTATAGCTACACAAAAAGAATCATTACGTAGTCGTATTATTATTAACGAATCCGCAAAGCAATTACACAATTATTTTGACGCTACAAATAACCTCATAAAAGTTGTAGCAAGAGCTTGTGGATA
- a CDS encoding Crp/Fnr family transcriptional regulator — protein sequence MNTFTKYWFLEGFNLFNKLGRLTMMRMCEILEMDNIEKGKTIHLLNKDEKSIFFLKKGSVKIVDTVSQNVKYIVKKGHIFGELSLYDKEAAAQEQAIALEDCIVCFIESDRMERIMEKHKSLKNGVLKIYGTRIKKLERRLHDLLYKDSNTRIKEFIIDYLNEFGEENENGVLVAKNLLTHKDIANLTNTSRQTVSNVLSTMRKNELIKYDVKHIIATKN from the coding sequence TTGAACACATTCACGAAGTATTGGTTTTTAGAAGGTTTCAATCTTTTTAATAAATTAGGAAGGTTAACTATGATGCGTATGTGCGAAATTTTAGAAATGGATAATATTGAAAAAGGTAAAACAATACACCTGCTCAATAAAGATGAAAAAAGCATTTTCTTTCTTAAAAAAGGTTCTGTTAAAATTGTTGATACTGTAAGCCAAAATGTAAAATATATTGTAAAAAAAGGACATATTTTTGGAGAACTCTCACTTTATGATAAAGAAGCTGCTGCTCAAGAGCAAGCCATTGCTTTAGAAGATTGTATTGTTTGTTTTATAGAGTCTGATCGTATGGAACGGATTATGGAAAAACATAAATCTTTAAAAAATGGTGTTCTCAAAATCTATGGAACACGAATAAAAAAATTAGAACGAAGGCTTCACGATTTATTATATAAAGATAGTAATACACGCATTAAAGAATTTATAATCGATTATCTAAACGAGTTTGGTGAAGAAAATGAAAATGGAGTATTAGTCGCAAAAAATTTATTAACTCATAAGGATATCGCAAATCTCACAAATACTTCAAGGCAGACAGTAAGTAACGTGTTAAGTACCATGCGTAAAAACGAACTAATTAAATATGATGTAAAGCATATTATAGCAACTAAAAATTAA
- a CDS encoding GTPase Era — protein sequence MHKAGFVNIIGNPNVGKSTLMNAFIGEKLSIITSKAQTTRHRILGIVNGDDFQVILSDTPGIIKPAYELQESMMDFVKSAFDDADVLVYMVEIGEKELKDEAFFNKIKNAKIPVLLLLNKIDNSNQEQLEEQSQLWQEKVPNAEFFPISALEGFQIKEVFNRIIELLPESPPFYPKDQLTDKPERFFVNETIREKILLYYKKEIPYAVEIDTEEFFEEEDIIRMRSVIMVERETQKGIIIGHKGSALKRVGIEARKDLEKFFGKQVHLELYVKVNKNWRSNSKQLKRFGYNQ from the coding sequence ATGCATAAAGCAGGCTTTGTAAATATTATAGGAAACCCTAATGTAGGGAAATCTACATTAATGAATGCGTTTATTGGTGAAAAATTATCAATAATTACATCTAAAGCGCAGACGACGCGCCATCGTATCTTAGGAATTGTTAATGGGGATGATTTTCAAGTTATTTTATCTGATACTCCAGGAATTATTAAACCAGCTTATGAATTACAAGAATCGATGATGGATTTTGTAAAATCTGCTTTTGATGATGCTGATGTATTGGTCTATATGGTTGAGATTGGAGAAAAAGAATTAAAAGATGAAGCTTTTTTTAATAAAATTAAAAATGCTAAAATCCCAGTCTTATTATTGTTAAATAAAATTGATAATTCTAATCAAGAGCAGTTAGAAGAACAATCACAATTATGGCAAGAAAAAGTTCCTAACGCAGAATTTTTTCCAATATCTGCTTTAGAAGGATTTCAGATAAAAGAAGTGTTTAATCGTATTATAGAGCTATTACCAGAATCACCACCTTTTTATCCTAAAGATCAACTTACTGATAAACCGGAACGTTTTTTTGTTAACGAAACTATTAGAGAAAAAATACTGTTGTATTACAAAAAAGAAATTCCTTATGCTGTTGAAATTGATACGGAAGAATTTTTTGAAGAAGAAGATATTATTCGAATGCGTTCAGTAATTATGGTTGAGAGAGAAACTCAAAAAGGAATTATAATTGGACATAAAGGAAGTGCCTTAAAACGTGTTGGTATTGAAGCTAGAAAAGATTTAGAGAAATTCTTTGGAAAGCAAGTGCATTTAGAGTTATATGTAAAAGTTAATAAAAACTGGCGATCAAATTCTAAACAGCTAAAACGTTTTGGATATAATCAATAA
- a CDS encoding ribosome biogenesis GTPase Der, which yields MSNIVAIVGRPNVGKSTFFNRLIQRREAIVDAVSGVTRDRHYGKSDWNGREFSLIDTGGYVVGSDDIFEAEIDKQVELAIDEADAIIFMVNVEDGVTGMDEDVANLLRKVNKPVFLVVNKVDNGQRAQDAVEFYALGLGEYYTIASINGSGTGDLLDAIVEALPEKEEVVQEELPRFAVVGRPNAGKSSFINALIGEDRYIVTDIAGTTRDSIDTKYNRFGFEFNLVDTAGIRRKAKVKEDLEFYSVMRSVRAIEHSDVCLLVVDATRGFDGQVQNIFWLAERNRKGVVILVNKWDLVENKGNNTMKEFEKYIRKQIEPFTDVPIVFISTLTKQRIFKAIETAVDVYKNRTKRIKTSVLNDVLLPIIENYPPPANKGKFVKIKYIMQLPTPQPQFAFFCNLPQYVKEPYKRFLENKLRDHFNFNGVPVSVYMRKK from the coding sequence ATGAGTAATATAGTTGCCATTGTAGGACGCCCAAATGTTGGTAAGTCTACTTTTTTTAATCGCCTTATACAACGTAGAGAAGCTATAGTTGATGCTGTAAGTGGTGTTACTAGAGATCGTCATTATGGTAAAAGTGATTGGAATGGTAGAGAATTTTCTCTTATTGATACTGGAGGTTATGTGGTTGGTAGTGATGATATTTTTGAAGCTGAAATCGATAAACAAGTTGAATTGGCTATTGATGAGGCAGATGCCATTATTTTTATGGTTAATGTTGAGGATGGAGTTACAGGGATGGATGAAGATGTAGCTAATTTACTTCGAAAAGTAAATAAACCTGTTTTTTTAGTTGTAAATAAAGTAGATAACGGACAACGAGCTCAAGATGCTGTAGAGTTTTACGCCCTGGGATTAGGTGAATATTATACAATTGCGAGTATAAATGGTAGTGGTACTGGTGATTTATTAGATGCTATTGTAGAAGCACTACCAGAAAAAGAAGAAGTAGTTCAAGAAGAATTGCCTCGTTTTGCTGTAGTTGGTCGTCCTAATGCAGGAAAATCATCATTTATAAATGCGTTAATAGGAGAGGACAGATATATTGTTACAGATATTGCTGGTACTACAAGAGATTCGATTGATACAAAATATAATCGTTTTGGGTTTGAATTTAATTTGGTAGATACAGCAGGAATACGACGAAAAGCTAAAGTAAAAGAAGATTTAGAATTTTATTCTGTAATGCGCAGTGTTCGTGCTATTGAACATAGTGATGTGTGTTTATTAGTGGTAGATGCAACGAGAGGGTTTGATGGTCAAGTACAAAATATTTTTTGGTTAGCAGAACGTAATCGAAAAGGTGTTGTGATCTTAGTTAATAAATGGGATTTAGTAGAGAATAAAGGAAACAACACGATGAAAGAATTCGAAAAATATATCCGAAAACAGATAGAACCTTTTACAGATGTTCCTATTGTATTCATTTCTACTTTAACAAAACAGCGTATATTTAAAGCTATTGAAACAGCTGTAGATGTTTATAAAAACAGAACAAAACGTATTAAAACAAGTGTGTTAAATGATGTTTTATTACCAATAATAGAGAATTATCCTCCACCAGCAAATAAAGGTAAATTTGTTAAAATTAAATATATAATGCAATTACCAACACCACAACCGCAATTTGCATTTTTCTGTAATTTACCTCAATATGTAAAAGAACCTTATAAACGTTTTTTAGAAAATAAATTACGTGATCATTTTAATTTTAACGGAGTGCCTGTAAGTGTGTATATGCGTAAGAAGTAA